In the genome of Carya illinoinensis cultivar Pawnee chromosome 13, C.illinoinensisPawnee_v1, whole genome shotgun sequence, the window TCATTTGGCGTACTGTTCAGCAGCATCTGCTCCGTATCTACATCTCAAGGTAACCAAAATCCATTCTCACAAGTCTcccattttctcttttggaatgaaattcatTATCTCATCTTCATAAATTCCCACATCTTGATTCTGATAAATCTTATACCTATATTGATAATAATCCTAAGTTTATAAGTTTTCACTCAACGTTTTCGCTAACTCGATCTCATTTATGTGACTCAACTTCTTCTTTCATTTGCCAACGCAGCTAGCACATGTTCTTTGTCTGCTAAGGCTGATATGCATTTTCAGGTAGGTCGATTCATGATGTATTTTCCTTAAACTGTGCTTCTTAATTAGATTCAAGAACATGGTTCATGTTTTATCATTATTGTTTGTCCAATCAAACTATAGTCCATTCTTGTATAATGCTAGGATTGACAATGTACGTAGACATTTTTTGTTTGCTTCTTCCAACCAAAAGAATCGAGACAGGTAGAaaatctctccctctctctctctctctcacacacacacacacacacacacaactccTGTTCAAACGAGTTGATGTGGCTAAAATGCGCCAAAATAGGTGCAGGTCTTAGAGACCTGGAGGTCTGGGACCGCTGCGGTCCCTTAACCATGACCCCTAGAGACCAGATGCCATTGTCCTGTTACGTTTGGCTAAGCGTATATCACGATCCGCGCACATTAGCACCGGCCAGCAAAAGAAAAACTGTGTTTGTCTAGCTTCTCACAAAAGTCTGGGTAACTTTCGCTTCCTGCTTTCAGCGCTTTTAAAGAGAGGTCTAGAATCCACATGCCGTAGAAAATTGACATGCATAATTCACTCCTCCATCCAGTACTGCACGTTTGAGAATTGTTTCATAAAGTTGTTCCATAAATATGATAAACATGACTAGCTAATTACAATTATGTAACAGGAACTTGAGAGAAGAGATCAGGGAGATCAGGGCATATTGGTGTCTCTGGAGGAGGGAGGAAGATCGGGGTTTTCAATGAGCATGGCGAGGAGGCTTTTGGGTGGGCCCGGGTCGTCTCCCCCACAATGCACTTCAAAGTGCGGCAGGTGCATGCCCTGCATGCCGGTCCATGTGCCCGTGCCACCCGAAATGCCGGTGACCACTGAGTATTATCCCGAAGCTTGGAGGTGCAAATGTGGCAACAAGCTGTACATGCCATGAGTTGATATTatatgctttgttttgtttgcctGCATTcagcttgcatatatatatatatatagaaggggggggggggagtttaATGCatgcaaaataatattatatattaattaatatgatgGGTATGAAATTTAAGTAATCCGTATTTTGAAGTACTGTACGTTGACGTtgcttatataattaaattgaaaGATCAATTTTCTAAGACCAGAATTTCAAGTACGTACtagctacaagaaaaataggcaATTGCTATAAATTGATCGCAATTgcctgtttttcttgtagtgatatagACTGGATCAAGATCCTGACCAACAATTCCTATATATGCCACTCGATCGATCAACGTTTAAATGTGTACTAAACGTACTATTAAGTAAAACGCTAATCCACTCTAATTCATGTAGTTGCTTGATTCAAACCATCGCCAATTAATTAGCATAGGCACGTACGTTGAATTAACACTTTGTGCATGCATGGAAGCAGCTTTAAAAGTTTCAAAGACAATACTTATATTTACAGTATCATCGCCGAAGCTTGGACCTCCTCGTGCGCATGTCAACTACGTTCTCAACAGCAATCGAAAGAAACTTAAAGCCCAtctttgagatagaaaagcccCACCAAGAATTGCTATATTTGCTAAGATAATGCTGGTCTGCAGTACTGGGATCGCCATAAACTTGATCTTGGGCTACTTCGATGTTAGATCCTAGTGTTGAGCCTAAGGGATGTGGTATTGGAGTTGGAGTCGATTCGGATTTTTTAGGCATATGAATGTATTGAACCTAGGAATGTGGTAATGGAGTTAGAATTCGGATATTTTAGGTATTGGAGTATATTGAGCCTAAGGATGTGGTAACGGAGTTGGAGTTAATTCGGATTATTTAGGTATTGGAGTCGGAGGTTGGTATTGGACACCAACTAAATCTGAGTTAAAGTTGGAGTCGAAAAAGGCTGAATCTTGGTTGGTGCTCACCTTATAAATTGAGTCAAGTTGTACAATTTCATCATCTTCTCTTgagaaaaacatatatatttgtaaatatatttagtGATATTCTAAACTTATTATGATGtgaaaatatatcataatattagctatgaaaaagtattttgttttgaatttcgttATAACTAGTAACAAATCTACGATAACTGGTGTgtttattatatagtatttaCCCATAAACTTGTAAATAGCAAAATTATTCACTAAAAATTACGTAGCAATTCTTATATAAAACTTCTATATTTCTGTGTGGGAATAGGTTATGTTTTTAATTCCTTATAAGTTTTGGCAGGGATATGATTTGTGTTGTAAGTCTTGTTTGGATTTACCTCAGGagtcttaaaaagtatttaaggccttgtttggatggtgagatggtCTAGATTATCCCATCT includes:
- the LOC122292670 gene encoding EPIDERMAL PATTERNING FACTOR-like protein 6, whose protein sequence is MEFKRSSRPRSIKKLPLFYRLTIFFGLSFGVLFSSICSVSTSQASTCSLSAKADMHFQELERRDQGDQGILVSLEEGGRSGFSMSMARRLLGGPGSSPPQCTSKCGRCMPCMPVHVPVPPEMPVTTEYYPEAWRCKCGNKLYMP